Genomic window (Sediminispirochaeta smaragdinae DSM 11293):
ATTGAAGCTGAAACAGTTATCAGTCCTGATCTTTACATTGCAGAAATTTCAAATGTTGCTTGGAAATACTATAAACTTGCAAATATTCTCATGAGCAAACGATCTCTCTGGCTGAAGATGGGATCAATCTGATTGATACCTTTATCCCAACAAATGAACTTTGGAAAGAATCATTGAGAGAAGCAATCAATAATGATCATCCTGTATATGATTGTTTGTACGCAGTTTGTGCGAGAAGAACCGATGGTGTATTGCTGACAATGGATGAACGCTTAAAAGCCTTATCAAAGGAATTAAAAATAGATATTCGTTAGCGATGAAGCGTAGCTTATAAAACTGTATAATGAAAAATGTTCTTTATCATTTCTTTCTTTACAGTTCTATAGATATAATAGTCTGAGTCTATTGTGATTATTTCCTTTATATTCTTTTTTTCTGATAATACTACTAAAGAGGCATCTGCCACATCCATTGGAACATCTGAATATTTTCTTGACAATTCACTTATTCTTGAAATGTCTTTATTATCTATATCTTCTAATATAATTCCGCCTATATTGACCCACGTTAAGAAATCTATTTGTGTTTGAACACTAAAATCAAGCATATGTGAGACTTCTGTTACTACTGGCCAGGTGCTCAATAATATGCCTTTATATTCTTTCATGAAATCTTTGATTTTTTTATGATATGTATCATTTTTATTAAATAGGGCAATGATTGGGCCTGCATCAATGAGAGTACTTTTCATGTAGTTTGCCTTTTAGTTTCATTTTGTAATTGGTTGATAGATTTTCATCGCTTCCATTGCGCCCAAAAAGGTCTTCACCCAATTCATACGGCGTTTTACCTTGTATTACTAAATGTATTACATTTTGTGTACATTGCTAACTTTTATGAACATGAAGAACCGATATATTATTTTGACGTTAATCTACTAACATCTCTTGCAGTATATTTTTTACAAGTACTATTTCTTTTTTATTGATCTTACCAATTCTCTTAATTAGTCTTTTCCTATCAACAGTTCTTATCTGATCTAATACTATCCAACCATTTTTCTTTTCAAATACAATGGGAACACGCGTCGGAAAGGGATGCGATTTTGTTGTCATAGGGGCTACTATGATTGTCGGGATTGATTCATTCATCTCATTGGGAGAAATTATCAAACAAGGCCTTGTTTTTTTTATTTCATGTCCTACTGCAGGGGCCAAATTTATCAAATATACTTCATATTGGGCTATTACCACTCCCATGTAAAATCATCCTGCTCATCTACATTCTCTATGAGTAAGGTATCATCTCCCTCATTGTTCATCTCCATAAACTTTTCCGACCAACCTTCTCTTGGTTTTCTTTGAATTGGTCTAATCAGTAGTTCTTTATTATGGACTTCCAGCTCTACTTTCTCCTCAATATGCAGCTGTTGTAAAATACTCTTTGGAATCCGTATGCCTTTTGAATTTCCTATAGGAACAACTGAAACTAACATAGTACACCTCTAAGATGTAATTATATAGTAATTACTTTGCATCGTCAATCAACTGCATCACACCTTTTGCGTGGTTTCCCTGATGATGAGTTCGGTATTCAAATACATGCTACTGATAGGAAGCTGCTCGTTGCATATCCGTTTTATCAGCATTTCGCAACTGTGAAATCCCAGTTGGAATTTAGGCTGATTAACCGTGGTGATGGAGGGAGTGCACATGAAGGAAAGGTCGATATTATCAAAACCAACCACGGCAATGTCCTGAGGGACCGACAGACCGGATTTCCTCCCTGCATTGATCACGGCCGCGGCATAGACGTCGCTGCTGGTAAAAAAGGCATCGGGACGGTTCGAGGTGTTGAGCAACTGGAAAGCTGCAGAGACAGCCATGTCATAACTAATTTCCTGTAATTGAAGAATAAGGCTGGAATCCCGTTCGAAGTTTGCTTCATCAAGGGCCGCCAGATATCCTTTTAGGCGGTCCTGAGCGTATTTATACTGAAGGGGACCATTGATAAAAGCAATACGTTTTCTTCCAAGAGAAATGAGGTATTCCACAGCATTTTTGGCGGCAGTTACATCATCGATCGTAACAAAGGGGATATCAAGGGATGGAATACATTCACAGCATTGAACCAAAGGAATGGTGTTGTTTAGTTTAAGCAGGGCGGAACGGGGCATGCAGTTCGTAGCGATGACCCCTGCCGCATCGGTTTTTTTTAGAAGAGAAAGAAAGTCATTTATCGAAGGCTCGTCGATCGGATCAGCATTAAGCAGCATATTGTAGCCGTTTCTAAGGGCTGCGGCTTTTGCTCCCTGGATGATGGGGCTGTAAAACGGATTGTCCATTGAGGGAATATTGAAAAGGATCAGATTATTGTTCTTTGAGGGAAGTACCTCAAGGGCCGAAGTATCATAGCCGAGTTCTTTCATTGCATCGATCACGGCTTTTCTGGTTTCGTCCTTTACGTTTGAGGAGTTATTCATTACCCGGGAGATGGTCGCAATA
Coding sequences:
- a CDS encoding type II toxin-antitoxin system PemK/MazF family toxin, which encodes MGVVIAQYEVYLINLAPAVGHEIKKTRPCLIISPNEMNESIPTIIVAPMTTKSHPFPTRVPIVFEKKNGWIVLDQIRTVDRKRLIKRIGKINKKEIVLVKNILQEMLVD
- a CDS encoding AbrB/MazE/SpoVT family DNA-binding domain-containing protein, with amino-acid sequence MLVSVVPIGNSKGIRIPKSILQQLHIEEKVELEVHNKELLIRPIQRKPREGWSEKFMEMNNEGDDTLLIENVDEQDDFTWEW
- a CDS encoding type II toxin-antitoxin system VapC family toxin, encoding MKSTLIDAGPIIALFNKNDTYHKKIKDFMKEYKGILLSTWPVVTEVSHMLDFSVQTQIDFLTWVNIGGIILEDIDNKDISRISELSRKYSDVPMDVADASLVVLSEKKNIKEIITIDSDYYIYRTVKKEMIKNIFHYTVL
- a CDS encoding PIN domain-containing protein — translated: MIVVLDPSAAVEILLKRNNSTILQRLLIEAETVISPDLYIAEISNVAWKYYKLANILMSKRSLWLKMGSI
- a CDS encoding LacI family DNA-binding transcriptional regulator encodes the protein MAKETKKITYSEIARRSGISIATISRVMNNSSNVKDETRKAVIDAMKELGYDTSALEVLPSKNNNLILFNIPSMDNPFYSPIIQGAKAAALRNGYNMLLNADPIDEPSINDFLSLLKKTDAAGVIATNCMPRSALLKLNNTIPLVQCCECIPSLDIPFVTIDDVTAAKNAVEYLISLGRKRIAFINGPLQYKYAQDRLKGYLAALDEANFERDSSLILQLQEISYDMAVSAAFQLLNTSNRPDAFFTSSDVYAAAVINAGRKSGLSVPQDIAVVGFDNIDLSFMCTPSITTVNQPKFQLGFHSCEMLIKRICNEQLPISSMYLNTELIIRETTQKV